Sequence from the Methanosarcina siciliae T4/M genome:
CCTTTCTCGAAGCCGAATGGCCTTCTCTGTATGAGGCAGCCGAAAAAGCCTCAAATGCAGTCTATCCTGACCCTCGCACTGCCTGTTTTTACGCTCGCAGAGCTCTGGAACTGGCTGTGCAGTGGATGTATAAGCACGATTACACACTGCTCCTGCCGTATCAGGATAATTTGAGTGCTCTTATCCATGAGCCCACATTCAAGAAAGCTGCGGGAGAGGCAATCTTCAACAAAGCCCGGGTCATTATCCGGCTTGGAAACCAGGCCGTGCACAGCAACAGCACAGTTCTGCTGCATGATTCATTAACAGCCGTGAGTGAGCTTTTCCACATCAGCTACTGGCTTGCCCGCACCTATGCCAGAAAAGAAAAGCCTGAACCCGGGTTGAGCTTCAACCCTGAAGACCTGCCGAAAACAACCGTCCCGAAGCAGACGATAGAGCAGCTCCAGAAGCTGGAAGCAAGCCTCCGGGAAAAAGACGAAAAACTCTCTGAACTCCTCGCCGACAAATCCGCAATGGACGAAGAACTCAAACGCCTGCGGGCCGAGGTTGCAAAAGCAAAAGAAGCTTCAGCCTTGCTACCGGACACCCACGACTATTCCGAAGCCGAAACCCGCAAAAGCCTGATTGACCTCCTGCTTAAAGAAGCCGGCTGGCCCCTTGACAGAGCTCAGGACAGGGAATTTGAAGTCTCAGGTATGCCAAACAAAAACGGAATCGGCTTTGTAGACTACGTGCTCTGGGGCGACGACGGAAAGCCCCTTGCCCTCGTGGAAGCAAAACGCACCACAAGAGATCCGCGGGTCGGCCAGCAGCAGGCAAAACTCTATGCCGACTGCCTCGAAAATCAGTTCGGGCAAAGACCGGTTATCTTCTACTCAAACGGGTACGAAACCTGGATCTGGGACGATTCCAGATATCCTCCGAGGCAGGTTCAGGGTTTCTATAAAAAAGCCGAACTGGAACTCCTCATCCAGCGGCGCAGCAGCCGCAGGCCTCTCTCCGAAGCAGAGATTAACTCCGCCATCGTCGAACGCTACTATCAGACCCGGGCCATCCGCCGCATCGGGGAAGCCTTCGAGCAGGACAACGACAGAAAAGCTCTGATAGTAATGGCAACAGGCGCAGGCAAGACACGCACGGTCATTGCACTCTGCGACCTCCTGATGCGCTGCAACTGGGTTAAACGTGTGCTCTTCCTTGCCGATAGGGTGGCTCTGGTCAATCAGGCAGTAAACGCCTTCAAACGGCACCTGCCCGACTCCGCACCTGTAAACCTTGTCACTGAAAAGGATACGGAAGGCAGGGTGTTCGTTTCGACCTATCCTACAATGATGAAACAGATCGAAGAGATGAACGACGGACAGCGACGCTTTGGAGTCGGGCACTTCGACATTGTAATTATTGACGAAGCCCACCGCTCAGTCTTCAAAAAATACAGAGCAATTTTCGATTACTTTGATTCCCTCCTTGTGGGCCTTACAGCAACGCCCAAAAATGAAATCGAACGTAATACCTACAGCCTCTTTGACCTCGAACCCGGGGTTCCTACCGACGCCTACCAGCTCGAAGAAGCCGTAAAAGACGGTTTCCTTGTCCCTCCAAAAGCGGTTTCAGTGCCCCTGAAATTCCAGCGCCAGGGGATTAATTACGATGAGCTCTCCGATGAGGATAAGGAGCAGTGGGAAGCTCTGGACTGGGGGGACGAGGACGGCGAAATCCCTGAAAGGGTGGAAGCCGAAGCCGTCAACAAATGGCTGTTTAACAAGGACACCGTGGACAAAGTGCTGGCACACCTGATGGAGAGGGGCCTGAAAGTCGCTGGCGGTGACCGCCTGGGCAAGACCATTCTCTTTGCCAAAAATCAAGCTCATGCTGAGTATGTTGCCGAAAGGTTCAATGTCAACTATCCGCATTTCAAAGGTGAATTCGCCCGCGTTATCACTTTCAAGACCGAATATGCCCAGAGCCTGATAGACAATTTTTCGATCAAGGAAAAAGACCCCCACATTGCCCTCTCGGTAGACATGCTTGATACCGGGATCGATGTGCCGGAAGTAGTGAATCTTGTATTCTTCAAACTGGTGCGTTCAAAGACAAAGTTCTGGCAGATGGTAGGGCGCGGAACCAGGCTCTGTCCTGACCTTTTCGAACCGGGAGAAGACAAACGGTTCTTTTATCTTTTCGATTACTGCCAGAACCTGGAGTTCTTCAGCCAGAACCCGGAAACCACTGACGGTGCACTGGGCGATTCTCTTGGCACACGCCTGTTCAAATCACGACTTGAATTACTCTCTGAACTGGACAAAAAACTGGAAGCTGACAGCGATTGTGAAGTCGGTACAGAGACCCGTGAAATCTATGGCGAACCGAGAACAGAAGCCGAAGTTCGCCACTCAATTGCCGAAACGCTGCACAGTGAAATTGCCTCGATGAATCTGGACAATTTCGTCGTGCGTCCCAAACGGCGGCTGGTCGAGAGATACTCAAGATCCGAAGCCTGGTTAAAGCTGTCCGGGGAAGACCTCTCCGAGCTTTCCCATGAAGTAGCAGGTCTGCCTTCGGAACTTCAACCGGAAGCGGAAGAAGCAAAACGTTTTGACCTCCTTATCCTGAACCTTCAGCTGGCTTTACTGCGTGCCGAACCCGCCTTTGAACGCCTGCAAAAGCAAGTGAAAGATATTGCCGGTCTCCTTGAAGAAAAATCAGCCATTCCGATGGTACGCGATCAAATGGCTCTGATTCTGGATGTGCAGACCGACGAATGGTGGGAAAATGTTACAACTCCCATGCTGGAAACGCTTAGACGGCGTCTCCGTGACCTTGTGAAACTGATTGAAAAACACCGCAGAAAGCCTATTTACACAGATTTCGAAGACGAAATGGGCAGTGAAAACAATGTTGAATTGCCTGGCTTTGCTGCAGCCGGGGATTTCGAAAAGTTTCGTGCCAAAACCCGGACCTTCCTCCTGGAACATCAGGACCAGGCCGTCATCCATAAGCTAAGGATGAACATGCCATTGACTGCAGCAGATCTTGAAGAACTGGAGCGGATACTCTCTGAAAGCGGATTGGGAAGACCGAAAGAAATTGCCCATGCCAAAGAGGTATCAAACGGACTCGGTCTCTTCGTGCGCTCACTGATAGGGCTGGATAGGGAAGCTGCAAAACAGTCGTTTGCCACATTCCTGGCAGGTAAGACTCTAATTGCAAACCAGATAGAGTTCATAAACCTGATAATTGACCATCTTACCGAACATGGGGCAATGGACGCCTCATTACTTTACGAATCACCATTTACCGACCTTACGCCCCAGGGCCCAGATGGGCTTTTCACCTCGGCTCAGGTGGATGAGTTGATTGTAGCGCTGGAACAGATAACAGCAACAGCACTTGTTTCCTCGGGTTCGCAACAAATAATTGCTTGAGGTTTTTAAGCTGCTTTAGAGGATCATGAGTAAATTGTCTACTCACTGCATAGACAATTGAACTACAAAAACTTCGGTCAGTTCATCTGCCAAGGAAAGACTTCCTAAATTGTGCAGCAGCTTGCTGCATAATCTACCTTTTTTTGCCTGAAACGTAGTAGAAGCTATCAGCCAAAAAAATGAGACCCATCGGCACGGCCTGCTAGATGAAAAAGTCTCAACACTGCTGAGAGAATTACCTGAACATAAATCAGGACAAATCATTCAATAAAAATTGGCTTTCAGCAACCTGTTTAATAAGCCCTTTCTTGACAAGTACTTTAATCGCTTTTTTTCCATCCCTGGAGTCCATATCCTGACTTAGCTCTTCAAAAGTCTTATTTCCGCCCTTCAGTCTTTCAATAAGCATCTGGGCCAGCATGTCCTGATAAGCAAGGTCGTGCAGTTCACCAATGACAGAGTGAGAGATTTTGTATCTGTCTGCGAACTCCTCCAGCCCGTCGAAGAAAAAGGCTATCCAGGCAAAACTTCGGTCCTGTTCATTTTGCCAGAGGATTTCATCCCTGATGACGTCAAAGTCCAGGCCCCTGGTAAAAAGTGTGTACATATCCTCACGGTCCCGGTCTCTTGAGGTAACGCTTTTAAAAACGAAGATATCTTCCGGGGCCAGCATGTATACTGAGATGT
This genomic interval carries:
- a CDS encoding DEAD/DEAH box helicase family protein, giving the protein MTNFAFLEAEWPSLYEAAEKASNAVYPDPRTACFYARRALELAVQWMYKHDYTLLLPYQDNLSALIHEPTFKKAAGEAIFNKARVIIRLGNQAVHSNSTVLLHDSLTAVSELFHISYWLARTYARKEKPEPGLSFNPEDLPKTTVPKQTIEQLQKLEASLREKDEKLSELLADKSAMDEELKRLRAEVAKAKEASALLPDTHDYSEAETRKSLIDLLLKEAGWPLDRAQDREFEVSGMPNKNGIGFVDYVLWGDDGKPLALVEAKRTTRDPRVGQQQAKLYADCLENQFGQRPVIFYSNGYETWIWDDSRYPPRQVQGFYKKAELELLIQRRSSRRPLSEAEINSAIVERYYQTRAIRRIGEAFEQDNDRKALIVMATGAGKTRTVIALCDLLMRCNWVKRVLFLADRVALVNQAVNAFKRHLPDSAPVNLVTEKDTEGRVFVSTYPTMMKQIEEMNDGQRRFGVGHFDIVIIDEAHRSVFKKYRAIFDYFDSLLVGLTATPKNEIERNTYSLFDLEPGVPTDAYQLEEAVKDGFLVPPKAVSVPLKFQRQGINYDELSDEDKEQWEALDWGDEDGEIPERVEAEAVNKWLFNKDTVDKVLAHLMERGLKVAGGDRLGKTILFAKNQAHAEYVAERFNVNYPHFKGEFARVITFKTEYAQSLIDNFSIKEKDPHIALSVDMLDTGIDVPEVVNLVFFKLVRSKTKFWQMVGRGTRLCPDLFEPGEDKRFFYLFDYCQNLEFFSQNPETTDGALGDSLGTRLFKSRLELLSELDKKLEADSDCEVGTETREIYGEPRTEAEVRHSIAETLHSEIASMNLDNFVVRPKRRLVERYSRSEAWLKLSGEDLSELSHEVAGLPSELQPEAEEAKRFDLLILNLQLALLRAEPAFERLQKQVKDIAGLLEEKSAIPMVRDQMALILDVQTDEWWENVTTPMLETLRRRLRDLVKLIEKHRRKPIYTDFEDEMGSENNVELPGFAAAGDFEKFRAKTRTFLLEHQDQAVIHKLRMNMPLTAADLEELERILSESGLGRPKEIAHAKEVSNGLGLFVRSLIGLDREAAKQSFATFLAGKTLIANQIEFINLIIDHLTEHGAMDASLLYESPFTDLTPQGPDGLFTSAQVDELIVALEQITATALVSSGSQQIIA